One stretch of Streptomyces sp. NBC_00443 DNA includes these proteins:
- a CDS encoding GntR family transcriptional regulator — protein MGTTQLETVPEPKYWHLRTVLSEALDSEFTVGEILPNERDLAARFGVARATLRQALEQLELEGRLQRRRGVGTTVAPPRVGVSVGGEQHAWPGATDGVWQPADCALAAPPVSVADALESGRDEAVHIVRRSRVTHGQPVAAELLYIPQSSVPDLSAIDAPSGAARARAVLRELQRLELDGQDSAVELGSARADDAKELDRLPGAPVLVVTTRYIAEGRTAALSVATYRADTCRLTFGDSGGVEIHQGPERQAS, from the coding sequence GTGGGGACCACGCAGCTGGAAACGGTGCCGGAACCGAAGTACTGGCATCTGAGGACCGTGCTCAGTGAGGCACTGGACTCCGAGTTCACCGTGGGCGAGATTCTGCCCAACGAACGCGACCTGGCCGCTCGTTTCGGCGTCGCCAGGGCCACGCTCCGGCAGGCCCTGGAACAGCTCGAACTGGAAGGCAGGCTGCAGCGCCGCCGCGGTGTCGGTACGACTGTCGCGCCGCCGCGCGTGGGCGTGTCCGTAGGGGGCGAGCAGCACGCCTGGCCGGGGGCGACCGACGGCGTCTGGCAGCCCGCGGACTGCGCGCTGGCCGCTCCGCCCGTATCCGTCGCGGACGCCCTGGAGAGCGGCCGGGACGAGGCCGTGCACATCGTGCGCCGCTCCCGCGTGACCCACGGCCAGCCTGTCGCCGCCGAACTGCTGTACATCCCGCAGTCGTCGGTGCCCGACCTCTCCGCCATCGACGCCCCGTCCGGAGCGGCACGCGCGCGTGCCGTGCTGCGCGAGCTGCAGCGCCTGGAGCTGGACGGCCAGGACAGCGCCGTCGAGCTGGGCTCGGCCCGCGCGGACGACGCCAAGGAACTGGACCGGCTCCCGGGGGCGCCCGTCCTCGTCGTGACCACCCGCTACATCGCCGAGGGCCGGACCGCCGCGCTCTCCGTCGCCACCTACCGTGCGGACACCTGCCGGCTGACGTTCGGCGACTCCGGCGGCGTGGAGATCCACCAGGGCCCGGAGCGCCAGGCGTCCTGA
- a CDS encoding ROK family protein, with translation MGPLTGGDPSLLRRINSAVVLHALRATDAATLTEITRVTGLSRPTVEGVVEGLIEAGYVVEKAADESVVRRQGRPARRFRFRAEAGHLLGVEIGSHRVAALLADLDGRILGAIAKDVDETDPADERLERVRTGVAELLRRAGVARSSLRAVGVATPGIVEADGTVRLGAALPEWTGLRLGERLSRSFKCPVLVENDANAAAVAEHWKGSATESDDVVFVLAGLSPGAGSLIGGQLHRGFGGAAGEIGALHLLGREATPETLLSTTDEPLRPLDEHAVAKVFAQARDGDQQALAAVERFIQRLVHDVAALVLALDPELVVVGGWAAGLDGVLEPLRRELARYCLRPPKVALSLLGEAAVATGALRLALDHVEEQLFAVEGTVTGRR, from the coding sequence TTGGGGCCACTGACCGGCGGGGATCCCTCGCTGCTGCGAAGGATCAACTCCGCGGTGGTACTGCACGCACTGCGCGCCACGGACGCCGCCACGCTGACGGAGATCACCCGGGTGACCGGACTGTCCCGGCCGACCGTCGAGGGCGTCGTCGAGGGGCTCATCGAGGCGGGGTACGTCGTCGAGAAGGCGGCCGACGAGAGTGTCGTACGGCGCCAGGGCCGGCCCGCGCGCCGGTTCCGGTTCCGGGCGGAGGCCGGTCATCTGCTCGGCGTGGAGATCGGGTCGCATCGGGTCGCCGCGCTCCTCGCCGACCTGGACGGCCGGATTCTGGGTGCCATCGCCAAGGACGTCGACGAGACGGATCCGGCCGACGAACGCCTCGAGCGGGTGCGTACGGGCGTGGCCGAGCTGCTGCGCCGGGCCGGTGTGGCACGCAGTTCGCTGCGTGCCGTGGGCGTTGCGACGCCGGGCATCGTCGAGGCGGACGGGACCGTGCGGCTGGGCGCCGCGCTGCCCGAGTGGACGGGGCTCAGGCTGGGCGAGCGGCTGAGCCGTTCCTTCAAGTGCCCGGTCCTGGTGGAGAACGACGCCAACGCGGCGGCCGTTGCCGAGCATTGGAAGGGCTCCGCCACCGAGTCCGACGACGTGGTGTTCGTGCTGGCAGGGCTGAGCCCGGGCGCCGGTTCGCTGATCGGCGGTCAGCTGCACCGGGGCTTCGGCGGCGCGGCCGGTGAGATCGGCGCGCTGCATCTGCTGGGCCGGGAGGCGACTCCGGAGACGTTGCTGTCCACCACGGACGAGCCCCTGCGCCCCCTCGACGAGCACGCCGTCGCCAAGGTCTTCGCGCAGGCCCGCGACGGAGACCAACAGGCCCTGGCAGCCGTCGAACGCTTCATCCAGCGCCTCGTCCACGACGTGGCGGCGCTCGTTCTCGCCCTTGACCCCGAGCTGGTCGTCGTCGGCGGCTGGGCGGCCGGCCTGGACGGCGTACTGGAGCCGCTGCGCCGCGAGCTGGCCCGCTACTGCCTGCGCCCGCCGAAGGTCGCGCTGTCCCTCCTCGGCGAGGCCGCCGTGGCGACCGGAGCACTGCGGCTCGCTCTCGACCATGTCGAGGAGCAGCTGTTCGCGGTGGAGGGGACTGTGACGGGGCGACGCTGA
- a CDS encoding response regulator transcription factor, with product MPVTVLLVDDEPLVRAGLRAVLEAQPDIEVVGEAADGAAVIPLVRQLRPDVIAMDVRMPLLDGIEATRAVLRTVDDPPKILVVTTFENDEYVYEALRAGADGFLLKRARPAEIVHAVRLVAEGESLLFPASVRQLAARYGDDGGNRAARAVLERARLTEREAEVLRLMARGLSNAEIAARLVVGTETVKSHVSAVLAKLGARDRTQAVITAYESGFVAPG from the coding sequence ATGCCGGTCACCGTTCTCCTCGTCGACGACGAACCCCTCGTACGCGCGGGTCTGCGGGCCGTGTTGGAGGCGCAGCCCGACATCGAGGTCGTCGGGGAGGCCGCGGACGGCGCGGCGGTGATCCCGCTGGTGCGTCAGCTGCGGCCCGACGTGATCGCCATGGATGTACGGATGCCGCTGCTGGACGGGATCGAGGCCACGCGCGCGGTGCTGCGCACGGTCGACGATCCGCCGAAGATCCTTGTCGTCACGACCTTCGAGAACGACGAGTACGTGTACGAGGCGCTGCGGGCCGGTGCCGACGGGTTCCTGCTGAAGCGGGCCCGGCCTGCCGAGATCGTGCACGCGGTGCGGCTGGTCGCCGAGGGCGAGTCGCTGCTGTTCCCCGCGTCGGTGCGGCAGCTGGCCGCGCGGTACGGCGACGACGGCGGCAACCGGGCGGCGCGCGCGGTACTGGAGCGGGCCCGGCTGACCGAGCGGGAGGCCGAGGTGCTGCGGCTGATGGCACGCGGACTGTCGAATGCGGAGATCGCGGCCCGGCTGGTGGTGGGGACGGAGACGGTGAAGTCCCATGTGAGCGCCGTCCTGGCCAAACTGGGGGCGCGGGATCGCACGCAGGCGGTGATCACGGCGTACGAGTCGGGGTTCGTGGCGCCGGGATGA
- a CDS encoding sensor histidine kinase — MVRLLRPFGRAVTYTRLLHLFIAIVWPSMWLFIEEAWWTWVVAAAILAPVGLVPAMRTVEGLQARLLLTGHGHDGESAGIVVAPSAAWGDRWRLVVWLEARLLLGCATAMLTAQLLLGSVDLASAAFGLDIDEGEPLLLKGHAWWHVLLVPVALVALAGLVVSSGRLITALARRLLGPTPAERLAAMEERTEQLLERTRIARELHDSIGHALTVAVVQAGAARAARDPDFTDRALDAIEETGRAALEDLERVLGILRESERPVSSRPTLTDADRLLESARASGAKVGIELTGPLDTVPGPVSREGYRILQESLTNVLRHAGAVPVRARIAVADGTLTLEVRNPLTADIPGPGRGSGLRGIRERAALLGGHARTGPDQGDWQVHVELPLS; from the coding sequence ATGGTCCGCTTGTTGCGCCCGTTCGGTCGGGCGGTGACGTACACACGATTGCTGCATCTGTTCATCGCCATCGTGTGGCCCAGCATGTGGCTGTTCATCGAGGAAGCCTGGTGGACCTGGGTGGTGGCGGCCGCGATACTCGCCCCCGTCGGGCTGGTGCCCGCAATGCGCACCGTGGAGGGCCTTCAGGCCAGACTGCTGCTGACCGGTCACGGGCACGACGGTGAGAGCGCAGGCATCGTCGTCGCGCCGTCCGCCGCCTGGGGCGACCGTTGGCGGCTCGTCGTCTGGCTGGAGGCACGGCTGCTGCTCGGCTGTGCCACCGCGATGCTCACTGCCCAACTGCTTCTAGGGTCAGTGGACTTGGCGTCTGCGGCGTTCGGCCTTGATATCGACGAAGGCGAGCCTCTGCTCCTCAAGGGCCACGCCTGGTGGCACGTGCTGTTGGTGCCCGTGGCACTGGTCGCGCTGGCGGGGCTTGTGGTCAGCTCGGGCCGTCTCATCACCGCACTCGCCCGCCGCCTCCTGGGCCCCACGCCCGCCGAGCGCCTCGCCGCCATGGAGGAGCGCACCGAACAGCTCCTGGAACGCACGCGCATCGCCCGTGAACTGCACGACTCCATCGGCCATGCCCTGACCGTGGCCGTCGTGCAGGCGGGTGCCGCGCGCGCGGCCCGCGATCCCGACTTCACCGACCGGGCCCTGGACGCCATCGAGGAGACCGGCCGGGCCGCTCTGGAAGACCTGGAGCGGGTCCTCGGCATTCTGCGCGAGTCGGAGCGGCCGGTCAGCAGCCGACCGACACTGACGGACGCGGACCGTCTGCTGGAGTCCGCGCGGGCGTCGGGTGCGAAGGTCGGCATCGAGCTGACGGGACCTTTGGACACCGTGCCCGGACCGGTGTCCCGGGAGGGCTACCGCATCCTCCAGGAATCGCTGACCAATGTGCTGCGGCACGCGGGCGCGGTGCCGGTCCGGGCACGCATCGCCGTCGCGGACGGCACACTCACTCTTGAGGTCCGCAATCCGCTCACCGCCGACATACCCGGGCCCGGCCGGGGCAGCGGCCTGCGCGGGATCCGGGAGCGCGCTGCCCTGCTGGGCGGACATGCGCGAACCGGCCCCGACCAAGGTGACTGGCAGGTACATGTTGAGCTGCCGCTGAGTTGA
- a CDS encoding ABC transporter ATP-binding protein: MTSIEVQALTKEYGNRRAVDDLTFTVLPGRVTGFLGPNGAGKSTTMRLVLGLDRPTSGTATIGGRAYAALHEPLRQVGALLDAQAAHGSRTGRDHLRVLAATNRIPNRRADAVLEETGLASVAGRRVKTYSLGMRQRLGIAAALLGDPEVVLLDEPSNGLDPEGIIWIRELLRRLAGEGRTVLVSSHLMNETASFADHLVVLGMGRLLADTPMREFIHARVEPRVRIRTSDATALKTALARHGHDAVQHEDGHWSVHHARVDDIGRLMSETGVPILELATEEGTLEQAYLDLTASEAEFTAQSPQSQEA, encoded by the coding sequence ATGACCAGCATCGAAGTCCAAGCCCTCACCAAGGAGTACGGCAACCGGCGAGCCGTGGATGACCTCACCTTCACCGTCCTCCCCGGCCGCGTCACCGGCTTCCTCGGCCCCAACGGCGCCGGGAAGTCCACCACCATGCGGCTCGTCCTCGGCCTCGACCGGCCGACCTCCGGAACCGCCACGATCGGCGGTCGCGCCTACGCGGCACTCCACGAACCCCTGCGGCAGGTGGGCGCGTTGCTCGACGCGCAGGCCGCCCACGGGTCCCGGACCGGCCGAGACCATCTGCGCGTCCTCGCCGCGACCAACCGCATCCCGAACCGCCGTGCCGACGCGGTGCTGGAGGAGACGGGGCTGGCGTCGGTGGCGGGCCGCAGGGTGAAGACGTACTCCCTGGGCATGCGCCAGCGGCTCGGCATCGCCGCGGCCCTCCTCGGTGACCCCGAGGTCGTCCTGCTGGACGAGCCGTCCAACGGTCTCGACCCCGAAGGCATCATCTGGATCCGTGAGTTGTTGCGCCGTCTCGCGGGGGAGGGGCGGACGGTCCTGGTGTCCAGCCACCTCATGAACGAGACCGCGTCCTTCGCGGACCACCTCGTGGTCCTCGGCATGGGGCGCCTGCTGGCCGACACCCCCATGCGGGAGTTCATCCACGCACGTGTGGAACCCCGCGTCCGTATCCGTACCTCGGACGCCACCGCACTCAAGACCGCGCTCGCCCGGCACGGTCACGACGCCGTCCAGCACGAGGACGGGCACTGGAGCGTGCACCACGCGCGCGTGGACGACATCGGCCGCCTCATGTCCGAGACCGGCGTACCCATCCTCGAACTCGCCACCGAGGAGGGCACCTTGGAGCAGGCCTACCTCGATCTGACCGCGTCCGAGGCCGAGTTCACCGCACAGTCCCCACAGTCCCAGGAGGCCTGA
- the mug gene encoding G/U mismatch-specific DNA glycosylase, whose protein sequence is MTRFTAEQLEAARDRLVPDVVADGLHVLFCGINPGLMTAATGHHFARPGNRFWPVLHLSGFTPRLLKPSEQEELLSYGLGITNVVARASARADELSAQEYRDGGRLLATKVARLRPRWLAVVGVTAYRAAFDDRKAQVGPQERVIGGTRVWVLPNPSGLNAHWTAQTMAEEFARLRVTAEQA, encoded by the coding sequence ATGACGCGCTTCACCGCCGAGCAGTTGGAGGCCGCCCGCGACCGTCTGGTGCCGGACGTCGTCGCGGACGGTCTCCATGTGCTGTTCTGCGGCATCAACCCCGGTCTGATGACGGCCGCGACCGGCCATCACTTCGCCCGGCCGGGCAACCGTTTCTGGCCGGTCCTGCACCTGTCCGGGTTCACGCCGAGGCTCTTGAAGCCGTCGGAGCAGGAGGAGTTGCTGTCCTACGGGCTCGGCATCACGAACGTCGTGGCGCGGGCGAGCGCGCGAGCCGACGAGCTGAGCGCGCAGGAGTACCGCGACGGCGGGCGGCTGCTGGCGACGAAGGTGGCCCGGCTGCGGCCGCGTTGGCTGGCCGTCGTCGGGGTGACCGCCTACCGGGCGGCGTTCGACGACCGCAAGGCGCAGGTAGGCCCGCAGGAGCGGGTGATCGGGGGCACCCGCGTGTGGGTGCTGCCGAACCCGAGCGGGCTCAACGCGCATTGGACGGCGCAGACGATGGCGGAGGAGTTCGCCAGGTTGCGGGTGACGGCGGAGCAGGCCTGA
- the purB gene encoding adenylosuccinate lyase — protein sequence MTSAPAKPRIPNVLAGRYASTELATLWSPEQKVKLERQLWLAVLRAQKDLGIEVPDEALADYERVLDTVDLASIAEREKVTRHDVKARIEEFNDLAGHEHVHKGMTSRDLTENVEQLQIRLSLELMRDRTVAVLARLAKLAGEYGELVMAGRSHNVAAQATTLGKRFATAADELLVAYGRVEELLGRYPLRGIKGPVGTAQDMLDLLGGDAAKLAELEDRIAGHLGFAQAFTSVGQVYPRSLDYEVVTALVQLAAAPSSLAKTIRLMAGHELVTEGFKPGQVGSSAMPHKMNTRSCERVNGLMVILRGYASMTGELAGDQWNEGDVSCSVVRRVALPDAFFALDGLLETFLTVLDEFGAFPAVVARELDRYLPFLATTKVLMGAVRAGVGREVAHEAIKENAVASALAMREQGAERNELLDKLAADERIPLDRAGLDALMADKLSFTGAAADQVGVVVGRVEEIVKQRPGAAGYTPGAIL from the coding sequence GTGACTTCTGCGCCCGCCAAGCCCCGCATCCCGAACGTCCTCGCCGGACGCTACGCCTCCACCGAGCTCGCCACGCTCTGGTCCCCCGAGCAGAAGGTGAAGCTGGAGCGGCAGCTCTGGCTCGCCGTGCTGCGGGCCCAGAAGGACCTCGGCATCGAGGTGCCCGACGAGGCGCTCGCCGACTACGAGCGTGTCCTCGACACCGTCGACCTGGCCTCCATCGCCGAGCGCGAGAAGGTCACTCGGCACGACGTGAAGGCGCGGATCGAGGAGTTCAACGACCTCGCCGGGCACGAGCACGTCCACAAGGGCATGACCTCGCGCGACCTCACCGAGAACGTGGAGCAGCTGCAGATCCGGCTCTCGCTGGAGCTGATGCGCGACCGCACGGTGGCCGTGCTGGCGCGACTGGCCAAGCTGGCCGGCGAGTACGGCGAGCTGGTCATGGCCGGCCGCTCCCACAACGTCGCCGCCCAGGCGACGACGCTCGGCAAGCGCTTCGCGACCGCCGCCGACGAGCTGCTCGTCGCGTACGGCCGGGTCGAGGAGCTCCTCGGCCGCTACCCGCTGCGCGGCATCAAGGGCCCGGTCGGCACGGCGCAGGACATGCTGGACCTGCTCGGCGGGGACGCGGCGAAGCTGGCGGAGCTGGAGGACCGGATCGCCGGGCACCTGGGCTTCGCGCAGGCGTTCACCTCGGTGGGCCAGGTCTACCCGCGCTCGCTGGACTACGAGGTCGTGACCGCTCTGGTACAGCTGGCGGCGGCGCCGTCGTCGCTGGCGAAGACCATCCGGCTGATGGCCGGGCACGAGCTGGTGACCGAGGGCTTCAAGCCGGGCCAGGTCGGCTCCTCCGCGATGCCGCACAAGATGAACACCCGCTCCTGCGAGCGCGTCAACGGCCTGATGGTCATCCTGCGCGGCTACGCCTCGATGACCGGCGAGCTGGCGGGCGACCAGTGGAACGAGGGTGACGTGTCCTGCTCGGTGGTGCGCCGGGTCGCGCTGCCGGACGCGTTCTTCGCACTGGACGGCCTGCTGGAGACGTTCCTGACGGTGCTCGACGAGTTCGGCGCCTTCCCGGCAGTCGTCGCCCGTGAGCTGGACCGCTACCTGCCGTTCCTCGCCACCACCAAGGTGCTGATGGGCGCGGTGCGCGCCGGCGTCGGCCGTGAGGTCGCGCACGAGGCGATCAAGGAGAACGCCGTCGCCTCCGCGCTGGCGATGCGCGAGCAGGGCGCCGAGCGCAACGAACTGCTCGACAAGCTGGCCGCCGACGAGCGCATCCCGCTCGACCGCGCCGGCCTGGACGCCCTGATGGCCGACAAGCTGTCCTTCACGGGTGCCGCGGCCGACCAGGTCGGGGTCGTCGTGGGCCGGGTCGAGGAGATCGTGAAGCAGCGCCCGGGAGCCGCCGGTTACACGCCCGGGGCGATCCTCTGA
- a CDS encoding SGNH/GDSL hydrolase family protein produces MQTNPTYSSLVAVGDSFTEGMSDLLPDGSYRGWADLLAGRMAARAPGFRYANLAVRGKLIRQIVDEQVEVAAAMQADVITLVGGLNDTLRPKCDMVRVRALLTEAVERLAPSCKQLVLMRSPGRQGPVLERFRPRMEELFAHVDELAARHGAVVVDLYGAPSLSDPRLWDVDRLHLSAEGHRRVAEAVWQTLGYDPEDTEWRTPVPATLPPGWTSRRVADARFARQHLLPWIGRRLTGRSSGDGRPAKRPDLMPYEDTVE; encoded by the coding sequence ATGCAGACGAACCCCACCTACAGCAGCCTGGTCGCGGTCGGCGACTCCTTCACCGAGGGCATGTCGGACCTCCTCCCGGACGGCTCCTACCGGGGCTGGGCCGACCTCCTCGCCGGCCGGATGGCCGCCCGTGCGCCCGGCTTCCGCTACGCCAACCTCGCGGTGCGCGGGAAGCTGATCCGCCAGATAGTCGACGAGCAGGTCGAGGTTGCGGCGGCCATGCAGGCCGACGTGATCACGCTGGTCGGCGGGCTCAACGACACCCTGCGCCCCAAGTGCGACATGGTGCGCGTGCGCGCTCTGCTCACCGAGGCCGTGGAGCGGTTGGCCCCGTCCTGCAAGCAGTTGGTTCTGATGCGCAGTCCCGGCCGCCAGGGCCCGGTGCTGGAGCGGTTCCGGCCGCGCATGGAGGAGCTGTTCGCCCACGTGGACGAGCTGGCGGCGCGGCACGGCGCCGTCGTCGTCGACCTGTACGGCGCCCCGTCCCTCAGTGACCCGCGCCTGTGGGACGTGGACCGGCTGCACCTGTCGGCGGAGGGGCACCGCAGGGTCGCGGAGGCCGTGTGGCAGACGCTCGGGTACGACCCCGAGGACACCGAGTGGCGCACGCCGGTGCCGGCCACGCTGCCGCCGGGGTGGACCTCGCGGCGGGTCGCCGACGCACGGTTCGCGCGGCAGCACCTGCTGCCCTGGATCGGACGCCGCCTGACCGGCCGCTCCTCCGGCGACGGGCGCCCGGCCAAGCGGCCGGACCTGATGCCGTACGAGGACACGGTGGAGTAG
- a CDS encoding hemolysin family protein, with product MTAVQLLIGFATLVVNAFFVGAEFALISVRRSQIEPYADQGDRRAKSVLWGLQHVSALMAAAQLGITLCTLVLGVVAEPAIEHLLEPLFHAVGVPEGAGHVVSFVIALALATYLHMLLGEMVPKNIALAEPVRSALVLGPPLVTLSRALRPVIFTINAFANALLKLMRVETKDEVTATFSDAELARLVRDSGEAGLIDERARERLHDALELGSRPVRDVVLPLERIVYARVGVTPEELEGLSAESGFSRFPVVDSGRHIVGYLHVKDALDASPRDVPFQVDDMRPIARVRESTPLDDVLTAMRGSRTHLAAVLGSDGRLGGVVTMEDVLRELFGQRA from the coding sequence ATGACCGCCGTACAGCTGCTCATCGGTTTCGCGACGCTGGTCGTGAACGCCTTCTTCGTGGGCGCCGAGTTCGCGCTCATCTCCGTACGGCGCTCGCAGATCGAGCCGTACGCCGACCAGGGCGACCGGCGCGCAAAGAGCGTGCTGTGGGGGCTGCAGCACGTGTCCGCGCTGATGGCCGCGGCACAGCTCGGCATCACACTGTGCACTCTGGTGCTCGGTGTGGTCGCGGAGCCCGCCATCGAGCACCTGCTGGAGCCTTTGTTCCACGCGGTGGGCGTGCCGGAGGGCGCGGGGCACGTGGTGTCCTTCGTGATCGCGCTGGCGCTGGCCACGTATCTGCACATGCTGCTCGGCGAGATGGTGCCGAAGAACATCGCGCTGGCCGAGCCGGTGCGCAGCGCCCTGGTGCTCGGTCCGCCGCTGGTCACGCTCTCGCGGGCGCTGCGGCCGGTGATCTTCACGATCAACGCCTTCGCTAACGCGCTCCTGAAACTGATGCGCGTCGAGACCAAGGACGAGGTCACCGCCACGTTCTCGGACGCCGAGCTGGCTCGCCTGGTACGGGATTCCGGCGAGGCCGGCCTGATCGACGAGCGCGCGCGGGAGCGGCTGCACGACGCCCTGGAACTGGGCAGCCGGCCGGTGCGTGACGTGGTGCTTCCGCTGGAACGCATCGTCTACGCGCGCGTGGGCGTCACTCCGGAGGAGCTGGAGGGGCTGTCGGCCGAGTCGGGCTTCTCCCGCTTCCCGGTCGTCGACTCCGGCCGACACATCGTCGGCTATCTGCATGTGAAGGACGCCCTGGACGCCTCCCCGCGGGACGTGCCGTTCCAGGTGGACGACATGCGGCCCATCGCGCGCGTACGGGAGAGCACCCCGCTGGACGACGTGCTCACCGCCATGCGCGGCAGCCGGACGCACCTGGCGGCCGTGCTGGGGAGCGACGGGCGGCTGGGCGGGGTGGTGACCATGGAGGACGTGCTGCGGGAGCTGTTCGGGCAGCGGGCATGA
- a CDS encoding GNAT family N-acetyltransferase: MSDLHIRHATHSDIDAVLQFWRGAAEGTSISDDHDGVARLIARDPEALLLAERDGFLTGTVIAGFDGWRCSAYRLAVHPDHRRQGIATALLEAAEQRFAALGGRRVDAMVLEANEQAHQTWAAAGYHREDHWRRWVKPF; the protein is encoded by the coding sequence ATGAGCGATCTTCACATCCGGCACGCCACCCACTCGGACATCGACGCGGTGCTGCAGTTCTGGCGCGGCGCCGCAGAAGGCACCAGCATCAGCGACGACCACGACGGAGTGGCCCGACTCATCGCGCGAGACCCCGAAGCCCTGCTCCTCGCAGAGCGGGACGGCTTCCTCACCGGAACCGTCATAGCCGGCTTCGACGGATGGCGATGCTCCGCCTACCGACTCGCCGTACACCCCGACCACCGCCGGCAAGGCATCGCCACCGCCCTCCTGGAAGCCGCCGAACAACGCTTCGCCGCCCTCGGCGGGCGACGCGTCGACGCCATGGTCCTGGAAGCCAACGAACAGGCCCACCAGACATGGGCAGCGGCTGGCTACCATCGTGAGGACCACTGGCGGCGCTGGGTCAAGCCCTTCTGA
- a CDS encoding beta-1,3-glucanase family protein, translating to MVPLDSPVFSRRRALTSLAGVAVAGAALAAGARPALAADEDGPALMEERAGGLPLVIHNNSGEYANHNIHLYIVGSRGDRHVRVTPRGTVEPVKVSDNKDNGFTDYAIPLDARGTTRIRLPHMSGRIYVSLGGKLKLKVVRDGAGRPALQHPAGWVKSDPNFPVLHDFVEFTHNASGMFCNTTMVDMFSVPLMIRLSGNRDQTTGRMRQGGRARIFRAMENTPGFGRLVVGERRVIAPSHGLDAGRFGEHYFDPYIDKVWQAYRQQPLHVRTVAGAFTGRVDNGKLTFHGPATVSFAKPSTRDVLFCEGALAAPNDGITGPVAAVLGAGFNRSTLLSHPKQPTTRAAAFYKPQITNHYARAIHAQMSNGKAYGFAFDDVAEWASYIQDTQPKAMHLTLTPF from the coding sequence ATGGTGCCGCTTGATTCACCGGTGTTCTCCCGCCGCAGGGCGCTCACCTCGCTGGCAGGTGTCGCGGTGGCCGGCGCCGCGCTCGCCGCTGGCGCGCGCCCGGCCCTCGCTGCGGACGAGGACGGTCCGGCCCTTATGGAGGAGCGCGCCGGCGGTCTGCCTCTGGTCATCCACAACAACAGCGGTGAGTACGCCAACCACAACATTCACCTGTACATAGTCGGCAGCCGGGGCGACCGCCACGTCCGGGTCACACCCCGTGGCACGGTCGAGCCGGTCAAGGTCTCCGACAACAAGGACAACGGCTTCACCGACTACGCCATCCCGCTCGACGCCCGCGGCACCACGAGGATCCGGCTGCCGCACATGTCCGGCCGGATCTACGTCTCCCTGGGCGGCAAGCTCAAGCTGAAGGTCGTCCGGGACGGGGCTGGGCGGCCCGCGCTCCAGCACCCGGCGGGCTGGGTGAAGTCCGACCCCAACTTCCCCGTGCTGCACGACTTCGTGGAGTTCACGCACAACGCGTCCGGCATGTTCTGCAACACCACCATGGTCGACATGTTCAGCGTGCCGCTGATGATCCGGCTGTCCGGGAACCGGGACCAGACCACCGGCAGGATGCGGCAGGGCGGCCGGGCCCGGATCTTCCGGGCCATGGAGAACACCCCCGGCTTCGGCAGGCTGGTCGTCGGCGAACGGCGGGTCATCGCGCCGAGTCACGGACTCGACGCGGGCCGGTTCGGCGAGCACTACTTCGACCCGTACATCGACAAGGTCTGGCAGGCCTACCGGCAGCAGCCGCTCCATGTCCGTACCGTCGCCGGCGCGTTCACCGGCCGGGTCGACAACGGCAAGCTCACCTTCCACGGACCGGCGACGGTCTCCTTCGCCAAGCCCTCCACCCGCGACGTGCTGTTCTGCGAAGGCGCGCTCGCCGCCCCCAACGACGGAATCACCGGTCCCGTGGCCGCGGTCCTGGGCGCCGGCTTCAACCGCTCCACGCTGCTCAGCCATCCGAAGCAGCCCACCACCCGCGCGGCGGCCTTCTACAAGCCGCAGATCACCAACCACTACGCGCGGGCCATCCACGCCCAGATGAGCAACGGCAAGGCGTACGGCTTCGCCTTCGACGACGTCGCCGAGTGGGCGTCGTACATCCAGGACACCCAGCCGAAGGCCATGCACCTGACGCTGACCCCGTTCTGA
- a CDS encoding cysteine/serine endopeptidase inhibitor: MPVSRRTHSVLAMTLAAAVLGVAQASPASAVPIGKVRQGKATYYNEAGTGACGKPLDAATQMLVAVSPKWWKAANPNRDPLCKVKVRLTFRGKTITVPVRDKCMECGPHHIDLSQPAFAKLADPSKGVIHKVKWKFVR, translated from the coding sequence ATGCCCGTATCCCGTCGTACGCATTCGGTCCTCGCCATGACCCTGGCGGCGGCCGTTCTCGGTGTCGCCCAGGCGTCGCCCGCCTCCGCCGTCCCGATCGGCAAGGTCCGCCAGGGCAAGGCGACCTACTACAACGAGGCCGGCACCGGCGCCTGCGGAAAGCCGCTCGACGCCGCGACCCAGATGCTCGTGGCGGTCTCGCCGAAGTGGTGGAAGGCCGCCAATCCCAACCGCGACCCGCTCTGCAAGGTCAAGGTCCGGCTGACCTTCCGCGGCAAGACCATCACCGTCCCGGTGAGGGACAAGTGCATGGAATGCGGTCCCCACCACATCGACCTCAGCCAGCCGGCTTTCGCGAAGCTGGCCGATCCCTCCAAGGGCGTCATTCACAAGGTCAAGTGGAAGTTCGTCCGTTGA